From a single Aquarana catesbeiana isolate 2022-GZ linkage group LG09, ASM4218655v1, whole genome shotgun sequence genomic region:
- the LOC141109044 gene encoding LOW QUALITY PROTEIN: uncharacterized protein (The sequence of the model RefSeq protein was modified relative to this genomic sequence to represent the inferred CDS: inserted 1 base in 1 codon) translates to MRGPQSSFSTPNVTSQSSYPDEGVLFSEIFPSDLFLSIAENSPIYNIYIYICREYIKYFWLFYLSGVRKFGGNVPLWVSFYWTVSAMWVSTGVNLLLEGNDVLSAPHMKDAMVPGLLAFFVGLLIIGMVGILQQEVVLALMAGALSLSGIHEVVTFYDKGLGSSAIACNYLIVTLIGLYFIGGRFLYSTRQVNLPGIGLSSMKEAGPAQGSSIIPLTAMSFILNMVASSVFACRLLGIIDQLFVGQVAWLWMAAVYQTGICVLSYRSYCTLDATHFAFFSILRYAEGFSLLYQILNRGGXSYPLPFLVVFAILFFVLALFTCIQSLAQSVYLLFYVAYCIALACSPRGFFHGGAQGVNVAIYIVSVIMLLIYLYNSKSSAKIPTGEGTMQKLFTSNTCIRLRQYKDGHKPFLGHSKYGDAEALAYASSILAVFAMTMPGNPDDPLVTVVLPWVVAAGGIYNLICGAVAFSRGKTLESSAFILYGSGSQLRSSGPTNRPDFNYLGYLQI, encoded by the exons ATGAGGGGACCCCAATCCTCGTTTAGTACCCCAAATGTGACATCTCAGTCTTCATATCCAG ATGAAGGAGTCTTGTTCTCAGAAATCTTCCCTTCTGATTTATTTCTCTCTATTGCAGAGAATTCCccgatatacaatatatatatatatatatgtagagagtATATAAAGTATTTCTGGTTATTTTATCTTTCAGGGGTGCGGAAGTTCGGGGGGAATGTTCCTCTGTGGGTCTCCTTCTATTGGACGGTGTCAGCCATGTGGGTCTCCACCGGGGTGAACCTTCTCCTGGAAGGGAATGATGTCCTCTCTGCCCCCCATATGAAGGACGCCATGGTCCCCGGCCTCTTAGCGTTCTTCGTAGGGCTGCTCATCATCGGTATGGTGGGGATCCTCCAGCAGGAGGTGGTCTTGGCTTTGATGGCAGGTGCACTTTCTCTGTCTGGCATTCATGAGGTGGTGACTTTCTATGACAAGGGGTTGGGTTCTTCTGCTATTGCATGCAATTATCTGATAGTTACCCTGATTGGTCTATATTTTATAGGTGGGAGGTTCCTGTATAGTACAAGGCAGGTGAACTTACCTGGCATAGGTCTCAGCAGTATGAAGGAAGCAGGCCCAGCCCAGGGGTCCTCCATCATACCGCTTACAGCCATGTCTTTCATCCTCAATATGGTGGCCTCCAGTGTCTTTGCCTGTAGACTTCTGGGAATTATTGATCAGCTGTTTGTTGGTCAGGTGGCATGGCTTTGGATGGCAGCGGTCTATCAGACCGGTATCTGCGTTCTGTCATACCGCTCCTATTGTACGCTGGACGCCACGCATTTCGCATTCTTCTCCATTCTGAGATATGCAGAAGGATTCTCATTGCTGTATCAGATCCTGAACAGGGGGG TCAGCTACCCTCTGCCATTTCTGGTGGTTTTTGCCATACTATTTTTTGTCCTTGCCCTCTTCACATGTATTCAGAGTCTTGCCCAGTCAGTCTATTTACTTTTCTATGTTGCCTATTGCATTGCACTGGCCTGTAGTCCACGTGGATTCTTTCATGGAGGAGCCCAAGGGGTCAATGTCGCCATATACATTGTATCGGTCATTATGTTGCTGATCTACCTATACAATTCAAAGTCATCAGCAAAGATCCCCACCGGAGAAGGCACCATGCAGAAACTGTTTACAAGCAATACATGTATAAGGCTTCGTCAGTATAAAGATGGCCACAAGCCCTTCCTTGGTCATTCCAAGTATGGCGATGCTGAAGCCTTGGCCTACGCCTCCAGCATATTGGCTGTTTTTGCCATGACAATGCCGGGCAATCCTGATGACCCCTTGGTCACGGTTGTCTTGCCATGGGTTGTAGCTGCGGGTGGGATTTATAATCTGATTTGTGGCGCGGTGGCTTTTTCCCGTGGTAAGACGCTAGAAAGCAGTGCCTTCatcctctatggcagtggttctcaactccggtcctcaggacccaccaacaggccagattttaa TTATTTGGGGTATCTCCAGATATAG